A window of Aeromicrobium sp. A1-2 contains these coding sequences:
- a CDS encoding primosomal protein N', with protein MTDDEGPEQLALVPSSSPAGARKPRAKPAREAAAHLPVARVVADTGLAHLDRPFDYLVPVALDEQAVVGCRVKVRFAGRPVDGFVVERVAGSEHAGRLAFLDKVVSAEPVLCPEVLALARAVADRYAGTLGDVLRLAIPPRHARAESARGAAAVGEAPVGTAAGWQRYVHGLSFVAALRAGESPRAIWTAVPGDDPAQVVAEAVLATIGSGRGAVVCVPDVRDVERWDAVFTEVLGPGRHVALTAGQPAERRYRSFLALSRGEVRVVLGTRAAAFAPVGDLGLVALWDDGDDLYAEPRSPYPHAREVLLLRASAQGTALLLGGYARTAEGQSLIDSRWCVELAAEQSERRRAWPRLTVTDGSTAGAAPVRLPQEAFRAIRAADGAVLVQVPRRGYRDSLSCQTCRQPARCTTCQGPLGQPSASAPIACRWCGRGASPWACPHCHGTDLRSPVVGALRTAEEFARTFPDREVVTSGGQTILDRIEPGRRLVLATPGAEPHVEGGYDVVILLDTWLMLGREDVRVEEESHRRWFNALALARPGGKAIAVGDAQTLQALVRADPAGFAVRELAGRVETHLPPAARLATVAGPDDALLGMVDRLWTPSTEILGPVPVDQRSPEAGERMILRAPRREGAALARALSELAAERSAAKLPGLRIQVDPPTL; from the coding sequence GTGACTGACGACGAGGGACCCGAGCAGCTTGCTCTGGTCCCTTCGTCGTCTCCGGCGGGCGCTCGAAAGCCCCGGGCGAAGCCCGCTCGCGAGGCCGCTGCACACCTGCCGGTCGCGCGGGTCGTGGCCGACACCGGACTGGCCCACCTCGATCGTCCGTTCGACTACCTCGTCCCGGTGGCGCTCGATGAGCAGGCCGTCGTGGGATGCCGGGTCAAGGTGCGGTTCGCCGGGCGTCCGGTCGACGGGTTCGTGGTGGAGCGGGTCGCGGGCAGCGAGCACGCTGGGCGTCTGGCCTTCCTCGACAAGGTCGTGTCCGCCGAGCCGGTGCTGTGCCCCGAGGTGCTGGCCCTCGCCCGGGCGGTCGCAGATCGCTATGCCGGCACACTCGGTGACGTCCTGCGGCTCGCGATCCCACCACGGCACGCCCGAGCCGAATCAGCGCGGGGGGCAGCGGCAGTCGGAGAGGCTCCGGTCGGCACGGCGGCCGGTTGGCAGCGCTATGTGCACGGGCTGAGCTTTGTCGCCGCCCTCCGGGCTGGGGAGAGCCCACGGGCTATCTGGACGGCGGTGCCGGGTGATGATCCGGCGCAGGTCGTGGCCGAGGCGGTACTGGCCACGATCGGATCGGGTCGCGGTGCCGTCGTGTGCGTGCCTGACGTGCGGGACGTGGAGCGGTGGGATGCGGTCTTCACCGAGGTCCTCGGCCCGGGCCGGCATGTTGCCCTGACGGCCGGCCAGCCTGCGGAACGGCGCTACCGTTCGTTCCTGGCCTTGTCCCGGGGCGAGGTCCGGGTCGTGCTCGGCACGCGGGCGGCGGCATTCGCGCCGGTCGGCGACCTGGGCCTCGTCGCGCTCTGGGACGACGGCGACGATCTCTACGCCGAGCCACGATCGCCCTACCCGCACGCCCGGGAGGTGCTGCTGCTGCGGGCCTCGGCGCAGGGCACGGCCCTGCTGCTCGGTGGATACGCCCGCACGGCCGAGGGACAGTCGCTGATCGACAGCAGGTGGTGCGTCGAGCTGGCGGCCGAGCAGAGCGAACGCCGCCGAGCGTGGCCCCGCCTGACGGTCACGGATGGGTCGACCGCAGGCGCCGCCCCGGTCCGGCTCCCGCAGGAGGCGTTCAGGGCCATCCGCGCGGCCGATGGTGCGGTGCTCGTGCAGGTGCCCCGGCGCGGCTACCGCGACTCCTTGTCCTGCCAGACCTGTCGGCAGCCGGCCCGTTGCACGACCTGCCAAGGTCCGCTGGGGCAACCATCGGCATCGGCACCGATCGCGTGTCGCTGGTGCGGTCGCGGCGCGTCCCCGTGGGCCTGCCCGCACTGTCACGGGACCGATCTGCGCTCGCCGGTCGTCGGCGCGTTGCGCACGGCCGAGGAGTTCGCTCGGACCTTCCCCGACCGTGAGGTCGTGACATCAGGCGGCCAGACGATCCTCGACCGGATCGAGCCGGGGCGCCGGCTGGTCCTGGCGACGCCGGGCGCCGAGCCGCACGTCGAGGGTGGCTACGACGTCGTGATCCTGCTCGACACCTGGCTCATGCTCGGCAGGGAGGACGTGCGCGTCGAGGAGGAGTCGCATCGGCGATGGTTCAACGCCCTGGCGCTCGCGCGTCCGGGTGGCAAGGCGATCGCGGTGGGCGATGCGCAGACCCTGCAGGCACTGGTGCGGGCCGATCCGGCCGGATTCGCCGTCCGCGAGCTGGCCGGTCGGGTCGAGACCCATCTGCCACCCGCGGCTCGTCTCGCCACGGTTGCCGGTCCCGACGACGCGCTCCTGGGCATGGTCGACCGGCTGTGGACACCCAGCACAGAGATCCTCGGGCCGGTCCCGGTCGATCAACGGTCGCCCGAGGCGGGTGAACGGATGATCCTGCGGGCCCCGCGCCGCGAGGGGGCCGCGCTCGCCCGGGCCTTGTCCGAGCTTGCTGCCGAGCGCAGCGCTGCCAAGCTGCCCGGTCTACGCATCCAGGTCGATCCGCCGACACTCTGA
- the fmt gene encoding methionyl-tRNA formyltransferase — protein sequence MRLVFAGTPETALPTLDALIASRHDVVAVITRPDAPSGRGRTLTPSPVALAAAAHGIEVLKPVKPSDPEFVARLREIAPDCIPIVAYGALIRREALDIPAYGWINLHFSVLPAWRGAAPVQRAIMAGDEVTGATVFSLVEALDAGPVLGSITERIREEDTSADLLARLADWGSKLLVDVVDHIEDGDIAAVPQPEDNISYAPKLTTEEGRIDWRRPAFAIDRHIRGCTPAPGAWTVLPSALSDGGSDRVKIGPATVADERTLVPGQLHIGKREIRVGTTTTDLVLGEVQAIGKKRMPAPDWARGTTFADDAIFE from the coding sequence GTGAGACTCGTGTTCGCTGGTACGCCCGAAACGGCTTTGCCGACCCTCGACGCACTGATCGCGAGCCGGCATGACGTGGTCGCCGTGATCACCCGACCTGATGCGCCGTCAGGCCGGGGCCGGACCCTGACCCCGTCGCCCGTGGCGCTTGCTGCGGCCGCGCACGGCATCGAGGTGCTCAAGCCGGTCAAGCCCTCGGATCCGGAGTTCGTCGCCCGGCTCCGCGAGATCGCGCCGGACTGCATCCCGATCGTCGCCTACGGCGCACTGATCCGTCGCGAAGCCCTCGACATCCCTGCGTACGGCTGGATCAACCTGCACTTCTCGGTGCTGCCGGCCTGGCGCGGTGCTGCCCCGGTGCAGCGCGCGATCATGGCCGGTGACGAGGTCACCGGTGCAACGGTGTTCAGCCTGGTCGAGGCGCTGGACGCCGGCCCCGTGCTCGGCTCGATCACCGAGCGCATCCGCGAGGAGGACACCTCGGCGGATCTCCTGGCACGGCTGGCCGACTGGGGCAGCAAGCTCCTGGTCGACGTCGTGGACCACATCGAGGACGGCGATATCGCCGCGGTCCCGCAGCCCGAGGACAACATCTCCTACGCCCCGAAGCTGACGACCGAGGAGGGACGGATCGACTGGCGTCGGCCCGCCTTCGCGATCGATCGGCACATTCGCGGCTGCACCCCCGCTCCGGGAGCCTGGACCGTGCTCCCGTCCGCCCTGTCGGACGGCGGGTCAGACCGGGTCAAGATCGGACCCGCGACGGTTGCCGACGAGCGCACTCTCGTCCCGGGCCAGCTTCACATCGGCAAGCGGGAGATCCGCGTGGGGACGACCACGACCGACCTGGTGCTGGGCGAGGTGCAGGCCATCGGCAAGAAGCGGATGCCGGCTCCGGACTGGGCTCGTGGCACGACGTTCGCCGACGACGCGATTTTCGAATGA
- the metK gene encoding methionine adenosyltransferase, with translation MSRFFTSESVTEGHPDKIADQISDSVLDALLEQDPKSRVACETFITTGLIIVGGEVTTEAYADIAKIARDRVLEIGYDSSVKGFDGASCGVQITLDAQSPDIAQGVNTAFEGRSEGSADPLDLQGAGDQGLMFGFACDETPEFMPLPITIAHRLAEQLTLVRKDGTLPYLRPDGKTQVTVEYDDNDKPVRVDTVVLSTQHEDGIDLDTQLTADIKKHVVDVILANFDVDISDYRLLVNPTGKFVIGGPMGDVGLTGRKIIVDTYGGYARHGGGAFSGKDPSKVDRSAAYAMRWVAKNIVAAGLASKVEVQVAYAIGKAHPVGFYVETFGTETVPVDKIREAVLEVFDLRPAAIIRDLDLLRPIYAQTAAYGHFGRELPGLIWETTDRAEALKAAASK, from the coding sequence GTGAGCCGCTTCTTCACGTCCGAGTCCGTGACCGAAGGTCACCCGGACAAGATCGCCGACCAGATCAGCGACAGCGTCCTCGACGCACTGCTCGAGCAGGACCCCAAGAGCCGCGTGGCCTGCGAGACCTTCATCACGACCGGCCTGATCATCGTCGGTGGCGAGGTCACCACCGAGGCGTACGCCGACATCGCGAAGATCGCGCGTGACCGCGTGCTGGAGATCGGCTACGACTCCTCCGTCAAGGGTTTCGACGGCGCGTCATGCGGCGTCCAGATCACCCTCGACGCGCAGTCCCCGGACATCGCTCAGGGCGTCAACACCGCGTTTGAGGGACGTTCGGAGGGGTCGGCCGATCCGCTCGACCTGCAGGGTGCCGGCGACCAGGGCCTGATGTTCGGCTTCGCGTGTGACGAGACGCCCGAGTTCATGCCCCTGCCGATCACGATCGCGCACCGGCTCGCCGAGCAGCTCACGCTGGTCCGCAAGGACGGCACGCTTCCCTACCTGCGTCCGGACGGCAAGACCCAGGTCACGGTCGAGTACGACGACAACGACAAGCCCGTGCGGGTCGACACCGTCGTGCTGTCGACGCAGCACGAGGACGGTATCGACCTCGACACGCAGCTGACCGCCGACATCAAGAAGCATGTCGTCGACGTCATCCTGGCCAACTTCGACGTCGACATCTCCGACTACCGCCTGCTGGTCAACCCGACCGGCAAGTTCGTCATCGGTGGCCCGATGGGTGATGTCGGCCTGACCGGTCGCAAGATCATCGTCGACACCTACGGCGGATACGCCCGTCACGGCGGTGGAGCCTTCTCGGGCAAGGATCCCAGCAAGGTCGACCGCTCTGCCGCCTACGCGATGCGCTGGGTCGCCAAGAACATCGTCGCTGCGGGCCTGGCCAGCAAGGTCGAGGTCCAGGTCGCCTACGCGATCGGCAAGGCGCACCCCGTGGGCTTCTATGTCGAGACCTTCGGCACCGAGACGGTCCCGGTCGACAAGATCCGCGAGGCCGTCCTGGAGGTCTTCGACCTGCGTCCGGCCGCGATCATCCGCGACCTCGACCTGCTGCGCCCGATCTACGCGCAGACCGCCGCGTACGGCCACTTCGGCCGCGAGCTCCCGGGCCTCATCTGGGAGACCACGGACCGTGCCGAGGCGCTCAAGGCCGCCGCATCGAAGTAG